In Oscillatoria acuminata PCC 6304, a single window of DNA contains:
- the arsC gene encoding arsenate reductase, glutathione/glutaredoxin type: MTKKVMFVCKRNSCRSQMAEGFAKTLGEGKIEVTSSGLESSRVHPTAVEVMEEIGVDITNQTSDPLSDFQAEDYDVVISLCGCGVNLPEAWVLREVFEDWELEDPDGKPLETFRAVRDEIKARVSKLIEAIATEVPA; the protein is encoded by the coding sequence ATGACGAAGAAAGTAATGTTTGTTTGTAAGCGTAATTCCTGCCGATCGCAAATGGCGGAAGGATTTGCTAAAACCTTGGGTGAGGGAAAAATTGAAGTCACCAGTTCTGGGTTAGAATCGAGTCGAGTCCATCCGACTGCGGTTGAAGTGATGGAGGAAATTGGGGTAGATATTACCAATCAAACCTCGGATCCGTTGAGTGATTTTCAGGCAGAGGATTATGATGTGGTGATTTCCCTGTGTGGTTGTGGGGTGAATTTACCCGAAGCGTGGGTATTGCGCGAGGTGTTTGAGGATTGGGAATTGGAAGACCCTGATGGGAAACCGTTGGAGACATTTCGGGCGGTGCGAGATGAGATTAAAGCGCGGGTGAGCAAGTTGATCGAGGCGATCGCCACCGAAGTTCCGGCATAA
- the radC gene encoding RadC family protein encodes MTYCLRIADIPTNERPRERLMAYGPKSLATAELIAMLLGTGQGPGKLSAVGLGQYILQKLGENQRDPLEVLREMSPQELMEIPGVGPAKATTILAAIELGKRTFYSRPPERKEIDSPEAAAAALSHELMWQTQERFALLLLDVKNRLIGTKLLTIGTATETLAHPREIFREVLRHGATRAIISHNHPSGSLEPSPEDIQLTRQLLQAGQLLQIPLLDHLILGNGDFQSLRKICGLWQEYPQGD; translated from the coding sequence ATGACCTATTGCCTCAGAATTGCCGATATCCCCACCAATGAGCGTCCCCGAGAACGATTGATGGCTTATGGACCGAAAAGTCTGGCCACTGCCGAACTAATTGCCATGCTGCTAGGTACGGGACAAGGACCGGGAAAATTGTCCGCAGTGGGACTTGGACAGTACATTTTACAGAAACTTGGCGAGAATCAGCGGGACCCCCTGGAAGTTTTGCGGGAGATGTCCCCCCAGGAACTGATGGAAATTCCCGGCGTGGGACCGGCAAAAGCCACCACAATTTTAGCGGCGATCGAACTGGGCAAGCGCACCTTTTATTCCAGGCCCCCAGAACGCAAAGAAATCGATAGTCCCGAAGCAGCAGCAGCGGCCCTCTCTCATGAATTGATGTGGCAAACCCAAGAACGATTTGCGTTATTGCTGCTGGATGTAAAAAATCGCCTAATCGGGACTAAACTGCTCACCATTGGTACAGCAACAGAAACCCTTGCTCATCCCCGAGAGATTTTTCGAGAAGTCTTGCGACATGGGGCCACCCGGGCGATTATTTCCCACAATCACCCCTCGGGGAGTTTAGAGCCCAGTCCGGAAGACATTCAACTCACCCGCCAGTTATTGCAAGCGGGACAATTGTTGCAAATTCCCCTCCTGGATCATCTGATTTTGGGGAATGGCGACTTCCAGAGTTTGCGGAAAATCTGTGGATTATGGCAGGAATATCCCCAAGGAGATTAG
- a CDS encoding ArsR/SmtB family transcription factor has protein sequence MVNTTENAPAEIAAGFHAFSDPLRISILELLRDRELCVCELCEILKVSQSKLSFHLKTLKEAALVRARQEGRWIYYSLNIPQFAVLEQYLAEYRRFSPILPARSCNGDS, from the coding sequence ATGGTTAATACCACTGAGAATGCACCGGCAGAGATTGCAGCGGGTTTTCATGCCTTTTCGGACCCGTTGCGGATTTCAATTTTGGAGTTGCTGCGCGATCGCGAGTTGTGTGTCTGTGAACTGTGCGAAATTCTCAAGGTGAGTCAGTCTAAGTTGTCGTTTCACCTCAAAACCCTCAAGGAAGCCGCTTTAGTTCGTGCTCGCCAAGAAGGGCGCTGGATCTATTACAGTCTGAATATCCCTCAGTTTGCAGTCCTCGAACAGTACCTCGCTGAGTACCGTAGGTTTAGTCCGATTCTCCCGGCTCGGTCCTGTAATGGAGACTCCTGA
- a CDS encoding PstS family phosphate ABC transporter substrate-binding protein has protein sequence MNATAQQFLSGVKRWAAIAGVAALMASCQNSNSQVLQPIIMDGSSTVYPITQAIADSYRETHPNPAEVTVEFSGTGGGFRKFCAGETTINNASRPITLEEMAACRESGVPYIELPIAFDAITLVVHPENTWVDRLTVEELKKIWEPGAEGRISNWNQVRSSWPSRPLTLFGPGRDSGTFDYFTEAIVGESDASRNDYTASEDDDALVEGVRRDPNALGYFGYAYYESHREGLKAVALDHGTGPIMPSRETVESAQYQPLSRPLFIYVNADAAQKNPALQAFVEFYLEKAPELVSNVGYIPLPEEGYRLAYIHFHRHKVGTVFDGKAAFDLTIGELLTKQAKF, from the coding sequence ATGAACGCAACAGCACAGCAGTTTTTGAGCGGCGTGAAACGGTGGGCGGCGATCGCCGGAGTAGCGGCCCTGATGGCATCCTGCCAAAACAGCAATTCTCAAGTCTTACAACCCATCATCATGGATGGGTCTTCTACGGTGTATCCCATTACCCAGGCGATCGCCGACTCCTATCGAGAAACTCATCCCAATCCGGCAGAAGTGACCGTGGAATTCTCCGGGACCGGCGGTGGGTTTCGCAAATTCTGTGCCGGGGAAACGACGATTAATAATGCTTCTCGACCCATTACCTTAGAAGAGATGGCCGCCTGTCGAGAATCAGGCGTTCCCTATATCGAATTACCGATCGCCTTTGATGCCATTACCTTGGTGGTTCACCCGGAGAATACCTGGGTCGATCGCCTCACCGTGGAGGAATTAAAGAAAATTTGGGAACCTGGGGCCGAAGGTAGAATTTCCAACTGGAATCAGGTGCGGTCCTCTTGGCCCAGTCGCCCCTTGACCCTATTCGGTCCAGGCAGAGACTCCGGGACTTTTGACTATTTTACAGAGGCGATCGTCGGGGAAAGCGATGCGAGTCGGAATGACTATACCGCCAGTGAGGATGATGATGCGCTAGTTGAGGGCGTGCGTCGGGACCCCAATGCCCTCGGTTATTTCGGCTATGCCTACTATGAATCACATCGGGAAGGACTCAAGGCAGTCGCCCTGGATCATGGCACAGGTCCAATTATGCCCTCTCGGGAAACCGTAGAAAGCGCCCAATATCAGCCCCTTTCCCGTCCCCTGTTTATTTATGTGAATGCCGACGCCGCCCAGAAGAATCCTGCACTTCAGGCTTTTGTCGAATTTTACCTAGAGAAAGCCCCGGAATTGGTCTCCAACGTGGGTTACATCCCTCTACCGGAAGAAGGCTACCGTTTGGCCTACATTCATTTTCACCGACATAAGGTGGGGACTGTCTTTGATGGCAAAGCTGCTTTTGATTTAACCATTGGCGAATTGCTGACCAAACAAGCCAAGTTTTAG
- the mazG gene encoding nucleoside triphosphate pyrophosphohydrolase, whose protein sequence is MSNSDFANSTPSDSSALPALEKLIQVVAQLRSPEGGCPWDLAQTPESLIPYIIEEAYEVVDAIKSGDQQAIAEELGDLLLQVVLQSQIASEVNQFSLTEVAEGIAEKLIRRHPHVFGNVEVSSVEEVRTNWEQIKAEEKGETGTEVKPLSDKLGRYARTLPPLMAGMKISQKAAAVGFEWDNVEGVWEKFEEELGEFRYAIAHEDKARQQAELGDLLFVVINLARWYDLDPSDGLAETNHRFVQRFSKLEAACDRPLSEYSVEELEAIWQRIKALLAKQRQA, encoded by the coding sequence ATGTCAAATTCAGACTTTGCCAACTCAACCCCTTCTGATTCCTCCGCCTTACCCGCCTTGGAAAAGTTAATCCAGGTGGTAGCTCAGTTGCGATCGCCTGAAGGGGGATGTCCCTGGGATTTAGCCCAAACCCCCGAAAGTTTAATCCCCTATATTATCGAAGAAGCCTACGAAGTAGTAGATGCCATTAAAAGTGGGGACCAACAAGCCATTGCCGAAGAATTAGGCGATTTATTATTACAAGTCGTCTTGCAATCCCAAATTGCTAGTGAGGTTAACCAGTTTAGTTTGACTGAAGTTGCTGAAGGGATTGCGGAAAAACTGATTCGCCGACATCCCCATGTTTTTGGCAATGTCGAGGTGAGTAGCGTTGAAGAAGTCCGGACGAATTGGGAACAAATCAAGGCAGAAGAGAAAGGGGAAACTGGAACGGAAGTCAAACCACTGAGTGATAAACTTGGTCGATATGCCCGGACTTTGCCTCCTTTGATGGCGGGAATGAAGATTTCTCAAAAAGCCGCTGCGGTTGGTTTTGAATGGGATAATGTGGAGGGAGTTTGGGAGAAATTTGAGGAAGAGTTAGGGGAATTTCGTTATGCGATCGCCCATGAAGATAAGGCGCGCCAACAGGCAGAATTAGGCGATTTGTTATTTGTGGTAATTAATCTGGCCCGATGGTATGATTTAGACCCTTCGGATGGGTTAGCAGAGACCAATCATCGCTTTGTCCAGAGATTTTCTAAACTGGAAGCTGCTTGCGATCGACCTTTGTCTGAATATAGTGTGGAAGAATTAGAAGCCATTTGGCAACGCATTAAAGCGCTTTTGGCAAAACAAAGGCAAGCGTGA
- a CDS encoding XisI protein yields the protein MDTSQTYRDIVKQVILGYAQLKPSHGDIRLDPVFDETRDRYALMQVGWDRGRRVRGNLIYVTLQDGKVYIEYDGMERSITEELIHKGIPNNQIVLAFLSEDEKVPVG from the coding sequence ATGGATACCAGCCAGACCTATCGAGACATTGTAAAACAGGTGATTCTGGGTTACGCTCAATTAAAGCCTTCTCACGGAGACATCCGATTAGATCCGGTTTTCGATGAAACTAGAGACCGCTATGCGCTGATGCAAGTCGGTTGGGATAGAGGCCGTCGAGTGAGAGGAAATTTAATTTATGTGACGTTACAAGATGGAAAAGTTTATATTGAATATGATGGAATGGAGCGCAGCATTACCGAAGAATTAATACACAAAGGTATTCCCAATAATCAAATTGTTTTAGCCTTTTTGTCCGAAGATGAAAAAGTACCAGTTGGCTAA
- the pstS gene encoding phosphate ABC transporter substrate-binding protein PstS, giving the protein MMRLLNPIKPARMVFSLSVVALTLGIGACQGPTENNTTAPEGNVAPEGTGKLALSEPVNLTGAGASFPAPIYQRWFQEFNQDNPQVRTNYQSVGSGAGIRQFSSGTVDFGASDVAMKDEEIQAMNQEILMLPMTAGGIVLAYNLPGVETGLRLPREVYVDMLMGEITQWNDPRIAAANPGVNLPDQAIAVVYRSDGSGTTGVLTKHLSAISEKWKESIGEGTTVEWPTGIGGKGNEGVTAGIQQTVGAIGYVEYGYAKNNNIPMAALENKSGNFVLPSDEAASKTLAAVELPDNLRAFISDPEGAESYPIVSYTWLLAYQEYSDPQKAQALSAVIEYGLNEGQLLAPELGYVPLPLNVRQKVAEKANVISPEYDIEVTE; this is encoded by the coding sequence ATGATGCGTTTACTCAATCCCATTAAACCGGCTCGAATGGTGTTCTCCCTATCTGTTGTAGCACTGACCTTGGGGATCGGGGCTTGCCAGGGACCTACTGAAAATAACACCACTGCTCCCGAAGGCAATGTCGCCCCTGAAGGGACCGGCAAACTTGCCTTATCCGAACCCGTCAACTTAACAGGTGCTGGAGCGTCTTTCCCCGCGCCGATTTACCAACGTTGGTTTCAGGAATTTAATCAAGATAATCCCCAGGTTCGCACCAATTATCAATCCGTTGGCAGTGGTGCTGGCATCCGGCAGTTTTCGTCAGGCACTGTAGATTTTGGGGCCAGTGACGTAGCGATGAAGGATGAAGAAATCCAAGCGATGAACCAGGAGATTCTCATGCTACCGATGACTGCAGGTGGCATCGTCTTGGCTTATAATTTGCCTGGAGTGGAAACCGGGCTGCGACTTCCTCGGGAGGTCTATGTGGATATGTTGATGGGTGAAATTACCCAATGGAATGACCCACGCATCGCCGCAGCGAACCCCGGAGTGAACTTACCGGATCAAGCGATCGCCGTGGTTTATCGTTCCGATGGCAGTGGAACCACCGGAGTGTTGACCAAACATCTCTCTGCGATTAGTGAAAAGTGGAAAGAGAGCATTGGTGAAGGAACAACCGTAGAATGGCCGACGGGAATTGGCGGAAAAGGGAACGAAGGCGTTACGGCTGGGATTCAACAAACTGTGGGTGCGATCGGCTATGTTGAGTATGGCTACGCCAAAAACAACAATATCCCGATGGCAGCTTTAGAAAATAAATCCGGCAACTTTGTTCTTCCGAGCGATGAAGCCGCGAGTAAAACCCTAGCAGCAGTAGAACTGCCAGATAATCTACGGGCATTTATTTCTGATCCCGAAGGTGCTGAATCTTATCCTATTGTTAGTTATACTTGGCTGCTGGCTTACCAAGAGTATTCCGATCCCCAAAAAGCTCAAGCGCTCTCAGCAGTGATTGAGTACGGATTGAATGAAGGACAACTGCTGGCCCCCGAGTTAGGTTACGTTCCACTCCCCCTGAATGTCAGACAGAAAGTGGCCGAGAAAGCGAATGTGATTAGCCCTGAATATGACATTGAAGTGACCGAATAG
- the arsB gene encoding ACR3 family arsenite efflux transporter has translation MNEANEHSRQPVQAGGKLSVFERYLTLWVFLCIIAGIILGKLFPGVAVALDAMSIYQVSIPIAICLFFMMYPIMVKIDFTQAANAVRAPKPVLLTLVVNWLIKPFTMVAFAQFFLGWLFRPLIVGTEIINNETISIANSYIAGTILLGIAPCTAMVLMWGYLSFSNQGHTLVMVAINSLAMLFLYAPLGRWLLAANDLTVPWQTIVLSVLIYVGLPLAAGMYSRYWIFKNKGRQWFEREFLKYLTPISITALLITLVLLFSFKGDLIVNNPLHILLIAVPLFIQTNFIFLITYVAGLKMNIAYEDAAPAALIGASNHFEVAIATAVMLFGLNSGAALATVVGVLIEVPVMLMLVEVCKKTANWFPREPEKATLRDPRCFPSLR, from the coding sequence GTGAATGAGGCAAACGAGCATTCGAGGCAGCCTGTACAAGCGGGTGGCAAACTGAGTGTTTTTGAGCGATACCTGACCCTGTGGGTTTTTCTGTGCATTATTGCCGGGATTATCCTGGGTAAATTGTTTCCCGGTGTCGCGGTTGCCCTAGATGCCATGAGCATCTATCAGGTGTCTATTCCGATCGCCATCTGCCTGTTTTTCATGATGTACCCCATCATGGTGAAAATCGATTTCACCCAGGCAGCCAATGCAGTTAGAGCACCGAAACCTGTGTTACTAACCTTAGTTGTGAATTGGTTAATTAAACCCTTCACAATGGTGGCTTTTGCTCAATTTTTCTTGGGTTGGTTATTTCGTCCCTTGATTGTGGGAACGGAAATTATTAACAACGAGACTATTTCTATCGCCAACTCATACATTGCCGGAACCATCCTATTAGGAATTGCGCCCTGTACGGCGATGGTGCTGATGTGGGGATATCTCTCTTTTAGCAATCAGGGACATACTTTGGTAATGGTGGCGATTAACTCCTTAGCCATGCTGTTTTTGTATGCGCCTCTGGGGAGATGGTTGCTGGCGGCTAATGATTTAACGGTTCCCTGGCAAACCATTGTGTTATCGGTGCTGATTTATGTGGGATTACCTTTGGCAGCGGGGATGTACAGCCGATATTGGATCTTTAAAAATAAAGGTCGTCAGTGGTTTGAACGGGAATTTTTGAAATATTTGACGCCAATTTCGATTACGGCATTGCTGATTACCTTGGTGTTGCTGTTTTCGTTTAAGGGAGATTTAATTGTTAACAATCCGCTGCATATTCTATTGATTGCTGTCCCGCTGTTTATTCAGACCAATTTTATTTTCTTGATTACCTATGTGGCAGGATTGAAAATGAATATCGCCTATGAAGATGCAGCGCCAGCAGCTTTAATTGGGGCGAGTAATCATTTTGAAGTTGCGATCGCCACGGCGGTGATGCTGTTTGGCTTGAATTCTGGTGCAGCACTGGCAACTGTAGTCGGGGTGTTAATCGAAGTGCCGGTGATGTTAATGCTCGTGGAGGTTTGTAAGAAAACGGCGAACTGGTTTCCCCGAGAACCGGAGAAAGCCACCTTACGAGACCCCCGTTGTTTTCCGAGTTTGAGATAA
- a CDS encoding prepilin peptidase, giving the protein MDVIVAIAAVAVALTLGASIGSFINVVAYRIPAGLSLLWPPSRCPHCLHKLGKTENVPVFGWLRLRGRCAHCKSPISVRYPIIEALTAVIFMVVALFTWENPMQMIGYWVFFSWLLALSIIDLDTMTLPNPLTQSGLVVGLGFQMVTGWAIASNLQGIPHQLMVGVIGAVLGIWLLDSISFLGSIAFGKTAMGAGDAKLAAMMGAWLGWKLMLLGGFIACAAGAFIGGGAVALGWLERSKPMPFGPFLALGAAIAALWGDTILSAYLDLFFPLQ; this is encoded by the coding sequence ATGGATGTGATTGTTGCGATCGCAGCGGTGGCAGTCGCCTTAACCTTGGGTGCTTCCATCGGCAGTTTTATCAACGTAGTGGCATACCGGATTCCTGCCGGTTTATCCTTGCTGTGGCCCCCTTCACGCTGTCCCCATTGCCTACATAAACTGGGTAAAACTGAGAACGTGCCAGTATTCGGGTGGTTGCGGTTGCGGGGTCGCTGTGCTCACTGCAAAAGTCCGATTTCCGTCCGGTATCCCATCATCGAAGCCTTAACCGCCGTCATCTTCATGGTGGTGGCATTGTTCACCTGGGAGAACCCGATGCAAATGATTGGGTATTGGGTCTTTTTTAGCTGGTTATTGGCCCTGTCGATTATTGATTTAGATACCATGACCCTGCCGAACCCGCTTACTCAGTCGGGATTGGTGGTGGGATTAGGGTTTCAGATGGTCACGGGGTGGGCGATCGCCTCCAATCTCCAAGGAATTCCCCATCAATTAATGGTCGGGGTAATTGGTGCAGTGCTCGGGATTTGGCTATTGGATAGCATTTCCTTTCTCGGTTCCATCGCCTTTGGAAAAACCGCAATGGGGGCCGGGGATGCCAAACTTGCGGCGATGATGGGGGCTTGGTTAGGTTGGAAATTGATGCTGCTAGGGGGTTTTATTGCTTGTGCTGCCGGTGCCTTTATCGGAGGGGGTGCAGTAGCCTTGGGGTGGCTGGAACGCAGTAAACCCATGCCGTTTGGACCCTTTCTCGCTCTCGGTGCAGCGATCGCGGCCTTGTGGGGAGACACCATTTTATCCGCCTATCTTGACCTCTTTTTTCCGTTGCAGTAA
- a CDS encoding XisH family protein: protein MPTRDFIHNSVKQALIKEGWQITDDPYIISYGERFLFVDLAATESSMNDAVAGQFIGAQQKNQRIAIEIKAFRNPSAIADLEQAIGQYILYRLLLQEVDPDRIIYLAIPEITYLGIFREPIGELVISQLSLKLIIVNWEEAEVKQWIPARPIETL from the coding sequence ATGCCCACAAGAGATTTTATCCATAACAGTGTCAAACAAGCCCTCATCAAAGAAGGTTGGCAAATCACCGACGATCCTTATATCATTTCATACGGTGAACGGTTTTTGTTTGTCGATCTAGCTGCCACGGAATCATCAATGAATGATGCAGTGGCTGGACAATTCATTGGTGCTCAACAGAAAAATCAGCGGATTGCTATCGAAATTAAAGCGTTTCGCAACCCCTCGGCGATTGCCGATTTAGAGCAAGCTATTGGGCAATATATTCTTTATCGGTTATTACTCCAGGAGGTCGATCCAGACCGTATAATTTATTTAGCGATTCCTGAGATAACTTATTTGGGTATATTTAGGGAACCAATTGGAGAGCTAGTTATTTCCCAACTTTCTCTAAAATTAATTATTGTGAATTGGGAAGAAGCTGAGGTAAAACAATGGATACCAGCCAGACCTATCGAGACATTGTAA
- a CDS encoding DUF7689 domain-containing protein: MVENEPIGNSAWRTQVRGWIEADYPNLLRTEYRLTSPDTIDYNCIAWALEDTSKWWWPDAMEQQYWPPHVKREESLEAFIQVFASFGYEVCEMASLEVGFQKVALYADSKGIPTHAARQLDAGKWTSKLGQDEDIEHHELEGLVGEKYGQVAVILKQFIP, encoded by the coding sequence ATGGTAGAGAATGAACCGATTGGCAATTCAGCCTGGAGAACACAAGTTAGGGGGTGGATTGAAGCGGATTATCCCAATTTATTACGGACTGAATACAGACTAACCAGCCCAGATACCATTGATTACAATTGTATTGCTTGGGCGTTAGAAGATACCTCGAAATGGTGGTGGCCAGATGCAATGGAGCAACAGTATTGGCCGCCCCATGTTAAAAGAGAAGAAAGTTTAGAAGCATTTATTCAGGTTTTTGCATCTTTCGGATATGAAGTTTGTGAAATGGCTTCTTTAGAGGTGGGTTTTCAAAAAGTAGCCCTCTATGCCGACTCCAAAGGAATCCCTACTCATGCTGCCCGACAATTAGATGCGGGAAAATGGACCAGTAAACTTGGACAAGACGAAGACATAGAACATCACGAACTAGAGGGGTTGGTGGGAGAAAAATATGGTCAGGTTGCAGTTATCCTGAAACAATTTATCCCTTAA
- a CDS encoding metal-binding protein, which produces MPSGRTHDEITLWSLPLVAGGTYAQTRSSSLTLIVAGGFLFSGLMFGPDLDIYSQQFQRWGWLRWIWLPYQQSLHHRSFLSHGPLVGTALRILYLGIWIGAIAFGVVLVGDYLGLFTWNPPLASAAIARTVKQHPMEGIALFLGLELGAMSHSLSDWIGSAYKRFKKYGWSAIFNPSKKPRTPAKKRIKRHTSSGTPRPQKASTKRKS; this is translated from the coding sequence ATGCCATCTGGTCGAACTCATGACGAAATTACTTTATGGAGCTTACCCTTGGTGGCAGGAGGAACCTATGCACAGACCCGCAGTAGCAGTCTGACGCTGATTGTTGCCGGTGGGTTTTTGTTTAGTGGACTGATGTTTGGCCCGGATTTGGATATCTATTCTCAGCAGTTTCAGCGCTGGGGGTGGTTGCGGTGGATCTGGCTGCCTTATCAACAGAGTTTACATCATCGCTCCTTTTTGTCTCATGGGCCATTGGTGGGGACGGCATTGCGGATCCTCTATTTGGGGATTTGGATCGGGGCGATCGCCTTTGGAGTCGTCCTCGTGGGGGATTACCTGGGACTGTTTACTTGGAATCCGCCCCTGGCATCAGCGGCGATCGCCCGCACCGTCAAACAGCACCCAATGGAAGGAATCGCCCTCTTCCTCGGATTAGAACTGGGGGCCATGAGTCATTCCCTCAGTGATTGGATCGGATCTGCTTACAAGCGATTCAAAAAATACGGATGGTCTGCTATTTTTAATCCAAGCAAAAAACCCCGAACTCCTGCAAAAAAACGCATCAAGCGTCACACCTCCTCCGGCACCCCTCGTCCTCAAAAAGCCTCCACCAAGCGCAAATCTTAA